The genomic interval gctcagtcacgtccaactttttgcaacccccctgtactgtagcccgccaggctcctcagtctatgggattctccaggcaggaatactagaatgggttgccattcccttctccaggggatcttcctgacccagggactgaacctgagtctcccacattacaggcagattctttaccctctgagccaccagggaagcccagggcagGTGAGGAGCAGTGCCCAGTAAGGAAGCACACTGCAGTGGGGAGCATGGCCGGGGCGCTGGATGgccagggggcaggaggagaacagacACTGGTTAGGCCACTGATTAATGGACAGGTTGAAGGGGCTGGGACAGTGAGGATGGAAAGAAGAGGCTGGTGCTGAGGCATTTCAGAAGGCAGAGAGTTCAGGACTCAGAGCTGCTGAGAGGTGGTACGTAGGAGTTTGAGGGTTTAAAGCGCTGGCTGGTGTTGGGATTGCAGAGTCCAAAGGCACAGGCAAGGAACCCTGGGCAAAGCAACTGTTCTTCAACCCTACATGCCAAGGTACATCGTGACAGTATCAACACACACCTCACTTGTGATCAAGTCCTGTTTATTTTAGAAGGATAAACAGTGGAAGTAGGAAGGAGTGATGAGAGCAAGACCCCACTCCCCTTGACAGGGCCAGATCCAgcacaggctgtgtgtgtgtgtgtgtgtgtgtgatcaaggctgacccagcagcctccacCAGCCTTTACTGAGAGGACAGGGTGTGTGGACAACCTGGGTGGAGGTGAATCTGCcacggaggtgggggtggggtaagtTGTCTCCGAGTCCCTCTGAACCAGGTGAAAAAGACCAAAGGGCCCAAACACCGTTGGCCAAGAGCACCCCACGCTGGCTCTGTCCGTGCCTGGGACAAAGCCACATTCTGGAGGGGGAAGGTCTGGTGCTCTCTGGTCACTAGGAAGGACGCAGGTGTCAAGAACAACATGCAAGGAGGCTCTCTGGCCAGCCAGCACCTGTCTCCCCCAGCCATCTCTGTGGAACCTTGCATTAAAAGGCAGCAAGACTTCCCAGGCCCCGCTGCAGGGTGATGGAAGCCCCAGGCCCTTACACATACTGTTTCTTGGAAGCAGAGCTGCTGGGGCGACTGGGGGATTTCCGGCCAGTCTGGGGGGGTGGGTCCAGGAAAAGGGGGCCTCTGGAAGAAGCCAGCCTCTCCTCCGTAGTCAGGTTGGCCCAGTTCTGCTCACTGGACGAGAGGCCGTTGTAGGTGGGGCACGGCGGGGACGAGGGCCCCTCGCCCATGGGGAGGTAGAAGAAGACCTGGTCGGTGTAAGGCTCCGAGGAGGTGCCCGGGGCTGGGGGTGCGTCCTGGCGCTGCCGGGCCCTCAGCCCCCGGCTGAGGCAGCGGCATAGCAGGTACGCCAGCTCCAGCAGGTTGAGCACCAGGGAGATGAGTCCGACCACCAGCATGAAGATGATGAAGATGGTCTTCTCCGTGGGGCGAGAGACAAAGCAGTCTACGAGGTAGGGGCAGGGTGAGCGCTGGCACACAAAGACGGGCTCCATGGTCCAGCCATAGAGACGCCACTGGCCGTACAGGAAGCCCGCCTCCAGCACGCTCTTGCAGAGCACGCTGGCCACATAGGTGCCCATCAGCGCCCCGCGGATCCGCAGGTGGCCGTCCTCCGCCACCGAGATCTTGGCCATCTGTCGCTCTATGGCTGCCAGCGCCCGCTCCACGCGTGGGTCCTTGGCCGGCAGTGCCCGGAGCTCCCCCTCCTTCTGCCGCAGCCGCTCCTCGCGCCGGGACAGGTAGATGACGTGGCCCAGGTAGACCAGGGTGGGCGTGCTGACGAAGAGGAACTGCAGCACCCAGTAGCGGatgtgggagatggggaaggcCTGGTCGTAACAGACGTTGGTGCAGCCTGGCTGGGCCGTGTTACACTCGAAATCCGACTGCTCATCACCCCACACCGACTCGCCGGCCAGGCCCAGGATGAGAATGCGGAAGATGAAGAGGACCGTCAGCCAGATCTTGCCCACCACGGTCGAGTGCTCCTGGACCTGGTCTAGCAGCTTCTCAAGGAAGCCCCAGTCGCCCATGGCTCCCGGGCCTCTGTCTGCAGGGAGGCATAAGACACGGTCAGCATCCTTCTCAGCTGCCCTCAACAGGCCTGCGGGAGGCTGGCCACATGTATTTCACCTACAGGGAAACTGAGCTCCCGGAAGGGAAGGGACTGTCCTGGGGGCTCACACCCAGCAGGACTAAAAGCAGACCTTCGGCTGATGGCGGCTGAGCTCTGGCAAGGGTACAGCTAGGAGCCCTGTCTAGTCCCACCTGGGTCCCTCCTGACCCAGCCGAAGGAGCTCTGGATCCAGGTGAGCCTCCCGAGCCTAAGGGAACAGAGAATTTGAGGAACcgatccaaggtcacacagctgtgccaggcccctcctcccttcGGCCCAGGACAGCCTGTCCCCAGACAGTgaggggaggtggtggtgatAACTCCAGCTTCCCAGGGGGCCCAAAGCCTCAGGTCCCCTCTCTGCTCCTCAGCAGCTCTCGCCCAGCGGGCCTCGCTCTAACCTCTGAGTTCCTGGTGAAGGCATGCTAGACACTCAAGGCAGCATCCTGCATTAGCTCCACCTGTCAGCAATAGTGACCACCTGCCGCTTAGGTCCCCTTTCTccattcccctccccctgccaaagCTGTTGCTGCCAGATTCTAGGCTCTTGAAAGGAACTGTCTTAGCCGGGTGGAAGCACAGGCCACCGAGTTCCCAGAACTTCAGGGGGAGAGTCCGGGGGGAAGACGGTGGGGGAAAGGGGCGGGGGAGGTGCTTCTTCGCGGGAGCAAAGCTGTTTAGAGCCGGGCTGTGGAGCCAGACCTGGGTGCAAATCCTGCGTCTCCTACTAACGGGGACCTCGGAGAAGTGACGGCCGGCCCCTTAATACCCCAGTCTCCTCTCCTGGAAAATGTTAACATTCTTACCTCCTAGGGTTGTAAGGATACAGCGAAAGACGGCAGGAACCCGGCTTAGCCTCTGAGGACAGCCCAGGTGGGCTGGGTGAGCGAGGCCCGCGGTGGGTGCCCCCCGCAGCAACCCTCCGCCCCTGGCAGGTGGTCCGCTGGCAAGTGGCGCCCCAGCTCCCCCCCAGCCCAACTCACCGCCGGCCTGCGGGCAGCCCAGGTGGCGGAGGGGACGCAAGTCGGCCGGAGCGGCGCCCGCGGGAGCCCTGCTGGACGGCGCCGGGCGGCGGGGGCGCCTTAAATAGCgcgcggggcggggtgggggcaggaagcgGCGGGCGCTGTTCCGAGCGAgcgggaggtggggggcgggccGGGAGGCGCAGGCTCCCTGAAGCCACTCTCAAGGAAGGGGCCTGGGAGGTGGCACTgggagtcgggggtggggggtgtgaggGGGAGAGACTGCTTCTTTGGCTGTGCAATAGAGAGGTTCCCCGGAGGGATGATGTTTTCCAGGGTGGCCGCATGCGAAAGGATGACAGCCAGAACTTTCTGATCTCAGGCAGCTGTCCTGGGAGGCTCTGAGAGATGGGCAGGTGGGGCTGAGGGTGTGGGGGCCTCCAGGGAAGGGCAGCTCCTTGACCGTGGTGGCCTCTTGCTCTTGTTGAGAAGGGAGAATACCCCTCATTTGTGGGGTGGCCACTGTGTGCCCAGAGCCCTACCAGGCCTTGGGAATGAAGCCTCCTTAGGGCGTGGGAGAGAGGGGTTATAATCTGCCTTCCCTAGTGTCTGTGGTGAAGCTGGGGGTCTCTAGTCAGCCCCTGTTCTTGCCGAAATCTTGAACATCCCCATTCCTGGGAAGGCTGCACCATCAGAGGGCACTAAGAAATGCCCATGGTCCACTAGAGACAGGACTGGggaggccgggggcggggggcggcggcgcggggggggggggggtactctCCTGACTTTTAGCTTGAATCCCATCCTCATGCCTCTaaatgtggggtggggggaggcatcCAAAAGAAGTAAAGGGGTGGGCAGGGCCCGCCCGTTGTTCATTCAGGCATTACCCTTTCCGTGAACATCCATGGCTGCAGGCGTTGTCTGTGGAGCTGGGGAGTTGACCATAAATCAGCCAGATGTGGTCCCTGGCCTGTGACTCTCACCGGCTAGAGGGGTCAGGCAGGAACTGTGCCCATaggcccttcagttcagttcagtcactcagttgtgtccgactctttgcaaccccatgaatctcagcacgccaggccgtgGCTAAGAGTAAAGATGCAAAGTTCTCCTGACTCAGCGGGGCTCAGGTAGGAATGTTTCCTGGAGGAGACAGCATTAGCCAGGGCGGTGGGAATAATCAGGAGTCGATATTAGGAGtagaaaagagttttatttgagccaaactgagtattcttgcccaggagacagcctctcagataactCGGTGCAAGTGCTCTGGAGAAGCACGATTTTTCAGCACAGTTTATATCTTGTTGGAACAAAGAACATCAGACAAATCAGGGATACTTCAAAGTTgcgaaaaaacaaaaacaaaacccacgaAATCACAGATCAGCAGTACACAGCGAGTCAGTACGGCCTTGGCACCTGGGAAGAAACTCTTATCATTGAAGGAGTAGCAGCATTGGTATTCCAGAAAGGGAGGCATGATGTAACCTTTATTTTCAACATGAACATTCTTTACTTCTGGTCAATGCACccttttctttcataattaaaGCACATGTACAATGTGTGTTTGATAGGGCCACAAACAGGCTGTTTTAGTTAGCACAAAGTTCGAATGAATTAACTCTTGCATAAGCTGTGACTTCCCCATACTTCAATACGTGAAACTCTCATCAGCCAGGTGGAGGGCGGGGAGAATATTCTAGGCAAAAGAACAGCAGGAACAAAGGCTGCCGGGTCCTGAGGCTGCACCCGCCTTGGTGGGAGAGGCTGTGGGGCCTAGAAGTTGGGGCTGCTGTTGACCCCTGGGCCCTTATTAAGTTCCTTACACCCTGGTGCCTCAGGTCTTCCTCTGTAGGTTGGGGACATAATAGTTCCTACCCGTAGGGCTGGTGGGAGATCCAATCAAAGTTCACAGTATACTATTAGCACACAGAAAGTTTTCCAATGGGTGGTGGCTAAAAGCATTGTAACAAAACATTTCAGTGACTGAAAGGGTCGGTGGGTGGGTCTTGGTGGGAGCAGAAAGCTGCTGAGAGGAAGGCAGCTCAGGTGGAATATTGGTGAAGGATGGGGCAGCTCAGGAAACGGGATGTGGAAGGTGGTGTCTGAGGCTTGGTGGCAGAAAGGTCCTGCGTTTCTCCACACCAGGATTCAGCCTGTGGACTCCCGGTGTCCCAGGGTGGGTCCGCAAGCCTCCTGCCTTTGGAGGACCTCTGGGGCACAAGTGCGGTGGGCTCAGCTCCGACCTCAGAACTTTCGGGATCGGCCTGAgctgacttcccattccaggccTGTCCCTGAGGACCATGCTGAGCTGAGCCTCCTGGACTTCCAGAGCTGACAACTGCGCCCACTAAGTTCTGACCTCTGAGGGCATGAGAACCGAGGTCCCTGGAGGCGGGTTCTCACCACGCCCCCACTGCCGCCTCTGCTCCCAGAGTTCCTCTCCTGGGGCTGGCTCTCCCGGAGCACAGAGCCGATCTGATCTGATCCCATCtactgggaaggagggaggagctgCCTTCacccttccccaggggctctgGAGGGCAGAGTTTGAATGACGCCGCCCCTTCCCGGAAGGGATGAGCCGGAGTCAGCCAAGACAATCCCACACCTGGCCCTTCCACCTGGGAAACATCCTTAGATCTCCACTCCCCTCACCGTTCCCACTGCCCTGACCCTGTGTAGGCCACCATCTCAGTGGCCTCCCACCTGGTCTCCTGGCTTCCCGCCCAGCCTCCACCCTTCCCCAGAAGTCAGACCACACACCGCCCTGCTTAAAacccttctcctttgcctcctGGCCTCGGCCACCTCTGcagcctcctccctcttcccctctctctcagTGATCCAGCCATACTTGACTCTTGCCTTTGTCTGTGCTATTCTCTCTCGCCTCATGCGCTCCGCCATTTGGGACTTTGCTCCATGTCCCTTCTAGAAGGTCCCCTTGCTGGCCTCCTCTGGATTAGGCGTGCCCTCGGCGGCTCACCTACCGCCCCTGAGCACACTGTTGAGTTGTGttaagttcattcatgttgttgtgcaaTGGATCTCCAGAgcattttcatcttgcaaaacggAATCCCTACAGATGGAACACTCCCATCTCCCCGACTCCCACCCTGGGTGCATTGCCTACTTGTGTTTGTTGTCACTCCTCCCCTGGTGGGCTGTGAGCCCCTTGAGGGCAGGTGACTGAGTCCTGTGTGCATGCCCAGCACCCCGTAGGGAACCAGGCTCGTATATAAGTTTGTGAATCCaaaaaattatttactgagcTAAACACTGGAGCTCAACAGGGAACAGCAGTAGCACAAATCCCCGTCTTGTGGGCTTTACATTACAGCTGGAGGGAGACAGATGGAATATAGAACCTGTTAGAGGGGGATAGAGGGGGATACCTGGTGATGGAGAATAAAGCAGGAAAGGAGGATGAGGgcgtggtggtggggggtgggggagggtggagggctTGGATTTTGAACAGGAGAGgtgcaaaattcttcaaaagcAGCTGACCTTTGTTGTGGACCCTGAAGGAAGAGGGGGAGCCCAGTGGCTCTCTAGGAGAAAGCGCATGccagggagagggaaagagacagCAGCGGTCCTGAGGCAGGAAGGTGCCTGGTGTTTCCTGCTTGAGAGAACAGCAAGGTCAACATGACAGTGAGGTCAGCAAGGAGAAGAGATGGGTTTGCAAAGCGAACAGGTGGGGCCGATCTCGTAGGTCTCCACAGGCCTGTGTGAGATGCCTTTAGAGGTTTGGGGCGTAGGAGTGACAGCCTGACTTAGGTTTTAGGGGATCGCTCTGACCGCCTTCCTGGGACTAGACTGTGGGAGTGGGTGGTGGATGCAGACGGCCTCAGAGAGGACTCGCTGCCCAGCTGTGCAGAGCGCGACCTGCTGACAGTCCCCAGCTGTTAGCACGCAGGTCTGCCTCAGCGGCGCAGGTGGCCAGGCCCTGCTAGAGTGGCCCCGGGCAATGGCTGAGCCAAGTGTGGTCAAGGGTCGGGCCATTTCCATGCAACATGGGACTCCTC from Dama dama isolate Ldn47 chromosome 20, ASM3311817v1, whole genome shotgun sequence carries:
- the GJA4 gene encoding gap junction alpha-4 protein, which produces MGDWGFLEKLLDQVQEHSTVVGKIWLTVLFIFRILILGLAGESVWGDEQSDFECNTAQPGCTNVCYDQAFPISHIRYWVLQFLFVSTPTLVYLGHVIYLSRREERLRQKEGELRALPAKDPRVERALAAIERQMAKISVAEDGHLRIRGALMGTYVASVLCKSVLEAGFLYGQWRLYGWTMEPVFVCQRSPCPYLVDCFVSRPTEKTIFIIFMLVVGLISLVLNLLELAYLLCRCLSRGLRARQRQDAPPAPGTSSEPYTDQVFFYLPMGEGPSSPPCPTYNGLSSSEQNWANLTTEERLASSRGPLFLDPPPQTGRKSPSRPSSSASKKQYV